The genomic stretch ATACTCATTACTTGTACAAATACCCTATTTCTTTGCTCAGTTTAGACATGTTATCATAGTTCCAGCGTTCCATTTCATTTAGCTGCAATAGGCTTTAATTAATGCGATGTTTCGAGATCATATTGCCTCTTATTCAAGACAGCTAGCATTTGTTTCCGTAAAACTGATGGCTACTTGACCTTCAAATTGATCACACAGAATTATTGACTTCGTTTACATATACATATTATGTAGATAACCTTTTAAGAATTGTCTAAGCTTATCTAAATATGGACCACAGGGCTGCgcaaaagagcaagacgGTACACGAAACAAGGCAAATGCTAGCCTCAATCATATGAATCAGTGGCATACAGTCAATATTTACTGCAAGAATGACTGGACGGATGCCCATTGCTGGGAAGCTAGTACTCCCGTCATTGTGTCTATGCTATATGTCGACCTACAAAGCCGATTTGTGAGATCGAACTCCAAGCTGGGATTGGAGCTTCACCTAACAGGCACCGGTGTCTTGGGAAGGCTAGATGGAAGTATCGACCTCGGCGAATTCGAAGAGGACGGCATCGAGTTTCTTGCGCAAAGCTAGAGTCTTTGCTAAACATGCTGGTAAGACATTTCATACGCCATCATGATGAGACTAGCTTACCTTTACCATAGAATAATTACGAGATGATGATATTTCGGCTAAGGGGACTAGAAGAAGGATACAGAGTCATTTAATTTATAGTCTGCTGATGTACGAGCATTCAGCATGCCCATCACATAAATGCAACACATATTTCGTccaacttttcttttcacgTTGTCTTCTTGATAGTGCGCTTAAGTAAGGAAATAGGTGAAAGGCCCTCTTCAGTCATACATCATTCCAAGTATCCTAACAGGGAATTGGAGTACTTGGACCGTCTACCCTCCTGCTCAATATTCTCTAGCTCCTAAAGTTGCCAACTCTATGTTGGTAGGCATTTAGTCTGAGTCGGAAGTATTGTCGTGATTCTtcgtctttttccttgaaGATCCACTGGAATCCGAGTCAGAATAGTCACGAGATTCGTGATGATTTCTCTTCCTATTCTTCGACTCATCCCTCCGGCGCCTTCCATGTTCTCTGTCGCGATTGCTGCGCTGTTGATAACGGTCATATCTTTCGCGGCGAGACTCAGCCATATCCATATCACTTAAATGAGTCGCTTTTACAAGATATCTTTCGAAGTCTTCGGCGATTTTTGCTACCTCTTTGAAGTGTCTTTCGCGAAGTCTGGGCCGTGCCTCAAGGCTCCCAGTCCTGGGATTCTTTGCTTCGTGAGTAGCCATTGCAATCGCTGTCTGAAATGCATTTCGGATTTGCCTAGTTATAGGGCTCTTTGGATTAGTCGTCACTAGCTTATCAATTTCATGGATATGGTAAGATCAACTTGCCTCCCATTCCAAACTGTGAGATTCTCGGTGTCGTGTAATTCCTTAAAATGCGCTTTCGCAAACGCCATAATTTCTTCCGAGTCGATCTCAATCTTTTTGCCCTGCCCATTGAATTCCTTCTTGATCCGTTCGATATTGTTCTCCCACACGGCAATCGTACGCTTCAAATTGAACTTTTTGTAAAATAAGCTGACATGGATCCGAGACTTGAACGCCCTGTCCATTGTGCCAACCCTATTGGTTGTAAGGAATAAAATACCCTGAATGCTGTAAGTATTTTCGAATATCAACTGTGGGTGTGTCATTATATACGCTATAATACTCAACCGACCTGAGAAACACTGTAAAATTATGTTAGATTCCATTTCGATAGTAGCTACGGTGTAGCGGTGCGCTCACCGGAGACAATTGCATTTCGTTCAATGTCGTTTCCTGTACGAGCTCCTAGAAAGATACTAATTCTTTCTTAGCTTCTCCAAATCTTCTCTTCGTTTTCTTCAAGGGCTTTGGTACTTACTCGGCCTCATCAAGCAGCATCACGCAACCCCACTTATGAGCTAGCTGGAAATTCTTTTCTAGATTTCTTTCCACAGTCTCAGCTTTGTCGCCAATGTCGCCACATGTGATAGGGAAAAGTGGCCGTTTAGTATGAGCTGCAACGCATTCTGCAGTGCTTGTTTTGCCAACACCTGGCTCTCCGTGAAGAAGAATTATTAGTCCACGGCCTTTACCCTGAATGAGATCGACTGATGGGAGGACACCACCCGTTCTAGTCTGGGTGTCTCTTGGCCGTTCATGATTTTCTACCAAAGCCAGGATCATTTTCTTGTTGTCTTGGTTTATCACGAGATTATCCCACTCGTTTCCGTAGGTTGGATTGGTGAGAAGGTCAATATCGAAAGTTGCCCATCTCCTCGTTCTTAATACAAATCCGTATACTTGAGGCGGTAACAAGATCATTTGATCATCACTGAGGTCCGCTGAGTGCACCGGAACAGAGTCAAAAAGAGCCCTGTTCCCTTCTCTGAAAGTGTTGTACTCATGCTCATCAACAATATAGTCATTAAAGATGGCGTCATTGCCACAGCAGCCTGCTCGACCGCAAAGAGTACCCATGATGGCCGAATCAGCGAATTCGCGACTATCGTCAGAAACTAAGCGAccttcaaggccaagcaCTGGTTTGGTCTCTGGTTTCTGAATGAATGCGAGCTCAAAGTCTATAATGACTTCCGAATCGACCTACGCCGGCATCAGCTTATTTAAACAAAATAATAGTCGCGCATAACGCAAAGGTTGCTGAAAATTGTCTTACCTGTTCAACATTTTTATCAAGCGTTAAACCTTTGTACTCACGATGTGATGTAGATTTTGGGTTTGACAACTCTGCAaactttttccctctttgtCGCAgcttttctttaatatttttttggTCAGGAAAGCATTTGAGCGGTATGACTGGCAGAGAAGTAATCTTTCTTTCCCCTTGGAAACTTGCAATCTGAAACGTCCTGTTTACAGGCCCAAACTGGGTACCATCGAAATGAATATAAAAGCATTCGATCAGAAAAGAACCTTCCGAATAGCCAGGATCCTTGAGCTTGCTAGATGCATGCATGCTCGGAGGATCGTCTTTCGAAAGAATATCTCTGCCGCCTGTGACTTTGACAACGCGATATCTGTGAATAGATGGGCAACGTAAATTATTTCTATGTCTGCATGCATACTCTCTGTAGCACACATCAGGGAACTTACAGCTGGATTCTAGACTCGCCGGGAGTTCGCACTTCATCTCCGGGCTTGAAAATGTACCACAGGTCACCGAATGTAACTTTATCGACTTCGTGGCCCAAATTAAATCGTAGATTCAACTTATTGCCCAGCCATTTTTCCATCATATCCCACAGCACTTGTAGCTGATCAAGGGCTTCCTCGGAATCAATATCATTCTGTGGGCCTTCGACTAAGCCTGTTGTGCTATGATTGTCGCCAATCTCTTCTAAAACATTAGCTTTTGGCTTCTCAAATTGTAACCCTTATACCTGAGAAAGCTTTCCAGAAGTTCACAGGTAAAAGAAACTGATGAAAAGGGTACTGATCAGGTATACATGCCTTTGCCTTCGGAATGCAGCACTCTCAGTTTCTggatctttttctttatctgTTCATTGAAGGTAACAAGTAGTTTAAATGGCCGAAAGAACAATAGCCTGTGCTCGTAAGGTCCCAAAGTAGTGTTGCATTGAGTTATATTCTTCAGAACCTTGAGCAGAAGTTTTGATCTGATTCTAATGCGATGTGCCTCGAAAGAGGTAGCAAGTTGGTCCAAAAGTTGATCACGCGTCGCATCAGAAGCTTGAACTATGAAATTGTTGTGACGAGGCTGCTCGGTAAGTATCTCGATGATGTACTTTTCACCTTTATCTATTTCCATGCAATGAGTCCATTCGCCTTGACTGGCTTTAAAGTTAGTTTGCAATGAGCGATTAAATTCGACCCATAGAAGTCCGCGTATCTGAGGGATAACTTTGATCTCTTGGGagccctcctcttcttctggcggGGGTTCCTTATTCAGCTTCCTTACTTTATCTTCCAAAGTAAGAATTCTGCGCTCTAGCAGTTCTGCATAtgctttgctttgcaatATCCTCTTTCTTGCCTTTACTTGTGCTTGTTTCACGGAAAGCCCCGACAGTCCCAGTCCTCGACTCTCGCCCCAAAGAGTATAGGAACTTTCATCGTTATCGCTAGGTGAATCATTTATGTCTCTCTTAGTAGTGTCCAAtggccttgtcttcttctcagatgttgctgctgtctcttctttcatgctCTGGTTCTCTTGGCTGTCTGTGGTAGTAATTTCCGCTTCTTCCTTGATCGTCTGCTCATTGATATGGTTTAATGAGCCACTCGTTGATGATGCAGTCAAAGACATCTTCCGCTCCGGAACTGGCGGCGCCATAGTTTTCGTAGCAGAGTGCTTGCGTTCATTTACATCCATATGGGAATCAGATGAAGAAAGCGACGTGGTCCGTTAAATTAATGTTACGGGCTCTCGAAAGCATATGAGCAAGAAAAGGTTAATAAAGAACCGCAAACATTCAGATTCCAAAAGAGTTGTAAGAAGCCTGTCTGTTTCATGTTCGGCTCAAGAACAAAACGTTAAATAGTCGGATTTGCTTTTTGGAGCCTTGTTTACATGGGAGCAACTGGTGCAGTACGCATGTACAAAATTAGATCCTCTCAAATTCAGCAGGGGTAGCTAGAAGTAATCCAATTGGTGGGAAACCCCTCTTTCTTCGGTGACGATAAGCAAAATATATTGGAGATCGCTTAACTATTGGGTTGCAAGCCCCTCATTTATTCGGCGACAATAAGCAAGATATATTGAAATTTTTTGGGGGCCATGCGTCCGGATACTGTACACCTCATTTTCCGTACTATGTGCATCAGAGCCTATTGATATGATGACAACCATACATGCCTCAGGAGATGATTAATCATCATGTATTTATGGGAGTATCATTATGTTTCCCTTCGATATCATCGACCTATTACTACTCTTAGCTCTACTATGTCCCCAACACATTGCactttctttgcctttcaCCATGCATATTACATGTATTTAATACTGATCTAAGCGCGTACATTTCGAATACGCGTCTATTATGTCCCAACTAGCTCTATTTAATCCCCAAGATTCCAATGGCGCTTCtatggcagagaagagcgtCCCCATGATGTCCTTTCAGTCTGTGGTAGCTAAGTGTTTGAACGCATCAGAAGATACGGCAATGCTTGGCGCCTGTACTTATACGCTTTAATGATTTCCAGACATAAACTTCTCTCATCAATGGAACTATGAAAAATATTTGTAAACATGCAGGAAATGTGGTTCTCGTAAGTGAAGATATTGACAGAAAGCGAAATAGGGCAATTTTCATTTGAGAGTCATTACAGCGTCACATGCTGACTATAGATCGTAAATTCGTCACCAACATTTACAGCTTTTCCGAAGTTATTAACCCACACTCTTTTGCTTGCATACCCCTATAGTTTCGAGTGGAAGCCAGTTAGCACCTTTATGTGCAACATTATTCACAAAATGGGAGTATTAGCTTCCTACCTCTGAGCTCTCGGCGTTGGGAGGCATAAGTATCTTTCTCATAACGCTAATAATGATCAGATAGTCGTCGTCTTTGGCGGACTTGAACTTGCATATGTTTCCGTGATCAGCTTTAACAGGAATCCCATCTCCACAGCCTGGGAGCTGAGCGGATTCTTTTTCAACAATCTATACGTAGTCTATGTTTCAGCACCTGATACTGCAAAGTGGGATGATGCTTGTTTACCTACCTGGATGCTCTCGCTACCAATCTTTGTGGGAAGGGCCTCatagaaaaagaaggcatcGATTTTATCATTTGGGTCTTTAGATCCTTGGCGTTCTTTTAGTACACTCGAAAATGCACTTGTCAGTTCATTCAGACGTTCAAAGTCGAcgccaagaagcccaagtGTTTGTTCTTGAGTATCGACTCCAACGAGCTGAAGGATATTGCTAATACTGCCGGGTAATCCCGGCACGATAGAGTTCCTGAAGGGTGTCCCAAGGAATATTATTCCCCGGATATACTTGGTGGTGGAATTTGCATTGGAATCTTTTCTCCTCCGCTCCCCATGAACGAAAAGTCGTGCCGCGACAAGCCCACCTAGACTGTGTGCAACAATGATTATGGGTCGATCATCCTGATAGGTAAACTAGATTAGACATCTAAAATTGAGGCGgacaaaaaagacaacaaggcaaagaagaagaacagacTCTTTTATATGGGAGTTAGCTTACCGTTTGGGTCTTGGAACGTTCCTCTGCCAGATTTGTAAGGAGGTCGCCAGCGACTCGGTTGACTTTTGTCTCAGTAACATTTCCCACCTCTGTGTGGGTAATGCTGCTATCATAGCCAAATGAATAAATCCTGGCATCAGGTATATCAACTGGGAGTAATTGTCCAGGCCAAAACATGAAATCTTTACTCCATGTAGTTACCACGTCGCCTCGAAGTCCATGTAAGAAAACGATGCTATTACTAGTGTTTCAGCTGAAGTTGTGATAATATTGTTAACATTTACTTACTCAACTTTGGAGTCGTTGCCACTAGTGaccagctgcagcccaaAGCGATCTGCCATAGCCATTCCTATATCTGACATTGATGCGTCCGTCCCATATAATTTACACGGAAAGGGAGGAGGCTCGGCCCTAAAAGAAAATGCAAAGAGCCAAAAGTTGATTGATTCCTATCCAAAAGCGCTACAGAGAAGATGCGAGAGGATAAATGACTCTTCAAAAGCGTAGTTTCATCGTcgaaaaataagaaaagccCTTCTAAAGCAGGGATTCTGGAACAAACGCTTCAGCTCATGTACACCTATGGATATGTTCGGAGACATGGCTCTCAATAGGTCTCCACATTTGCATTAACACTGTGTTACATCCGGCGAGCCTTGCTAGAATGAGACGCTGGCTGCAGATTGCGCCTCGTGAGGCTAATTATGAACAATTTAGCCAGGCGCATATGACCCGTGTTCCACGCGGCAGCCTGATGGAGGATTCCGTGACTCTAAATATATCAACATAAGCGTTTTTTACTTGTCAGTTCCCATCCCTTTACCGCAGATCCTTCCATTCTTCTCGTGGCCTGAGAAAGAGCCGCATGGGCTAAGCGAGGACGAATCTGGTCCGAGACTCTGCGTTGCCCCTCTGCTTTCACACATGTACTCGGTCACATATTTCGGCGCAATCCATATTCTAAGCTTCATTACGTCCAGCAACATCATATGAATACTCTAGCCCCCTGATCATCAAATATGGGTCCTGAAAGGCTGACTGCTGTTACCAACAATGAAAAGGCCGTGAATGTTGGCTCCTCACAACGCATCCAGCACCAAGACGCCTCAGTTGGTTCCAATGCTAAATCTGTTCATACGGGATATGAGTCCCGAGATATTACAGTCATCAATAATAAGATAACACATCACTATGCTCCGCCAAGTGAGCTGCCTTATCGAGGAAATCTAGCGGCTGGATACGTGAAGAATTACTTGGTATCGCCAGACGATGACATCAATTGGAGCAAGAGGTCTCAAGATTTTCTCACCCGAAATGAGGCTGAAAATGAGAGTTCTGAGATGTAAGCAACCTGCATGAAAAGACCCAACTATCACGTGGCTAAAAATGCAGTGTAGTGATTTTAAATGGCAGAAGACAATATCGTCTGTTCAGCGCCTCAATGGAGAAGTCGCTGGATTCTCAGATAAATTCGAAAATATCTCATGGTTAGCGTGGAATACTATTGAATGCAGTTTCCAAGATGAGCTGGATAAAGCGATTGATTCTTACAGCGGAATATCTTGGAGACGACAAAGTCCACGAATTGATCATCTGAAAGCTATTAAAACGAACATGATAAGTTTCTCTTCATGGCTAAAGGCTCTGAACACAGATCAGCATCGCTCTTCACTATGTGGTATGTAGAGAGTCCGAGCTGGCGGCTTGTTGAAGCCCTCTCAAAATCTGAGCGTTACACTGGCTGATACCTGCTCAAGGCGCTATGCAATGCATATTGAATGTAAACGTTATCTGCAATCTTGagttataaaatattagCTAATTTAGAGAACAACCAGGTGCTAAGGGATCAAGACGAATTAGACGCCTACGCTGTCGAAAAACTGGCAAATGTATTTTGCCTCTTCGGTGATGGCACAGAATATTATCTAAGGGCTATTGAGAACGAAAAATTGACGTCGTCAATAATCGAAGACACAATTGTTATTTATGAATGTCTAGTCATTATACTTGTTCTCCTCTTACATGGAATCAGAATGCTGGAGCGTATGTCCTTTTTCGGGCGAAAATCTCTCGGTCCTCGCTAACCTGTCACTTATAAGCGTTTCAAAACGAAGTCATCACACGAAGAATAGACTATATCAAGGAAAGACTGCTCAGCGCCAATAACGCAGCTAAAAGGCCACCGGCACGTCGAACCAGAAGCAATTCTGGGCACTGTGGCTTGGAGCTTTTAGTAAGATATTATTACAATTTATTAAGTTCCTTTGAACCGGATATCGGTCAGTCAAGTCGTTGTTCTCGATTTAACGACTGTAGTACTAAGATATATTATTTCAGA from Trichoderma atroviride chromosome 3, complete sequence encodes the following:
- a CDS encoding uncharacterized protein (EggNog:ENOG41), producing the protein MNQWHTVNIYCKNDWTDAHCWEASTPVIVSMLYVDLQSRFVRSNSKLGLELHLTGTGVLGRLDGSIDLGEFEEDGIEFLAQS
- a CDS encoding uncharacterized protein (EggNog:ENOG41), which codes for MHASSKLKDPGYSEGSFLIECFYIHFDGTQFGPVNRTFQIASFQGERKITSLPVIPLKCFPDQKNIKEKLRQRGKKFAELSNPKSTSHREYKGLTLDKNVEQVDSEVIIDFELAFIQKPETKPVLGLEGRLVSDDSREFADSAIMGTLCGRAGCCGNDAIFNDYIVDEHEYNTFREGNRALFDSVPVHSADLSDDQMILLPPQVYGFVLRTRRWATFDIDLLTNPTYGNEWDNLVINQDNKKMILALVENHERPRDTQTRTGGVLPSVDLIQGKGRGLIILLHGEPGVGKTSTAECVAAHTKRPLFPITCGDIGDKAETVERNLEKNFQLAHKWGCVMLLDEADIFLGARTGNDIERNAIVSVFLRSVEYYSGILFLTTNRVGTMDRAFKSRIHVSLFYKKFNLKRTIAVWENNIERIKKEFNGQGKKIEIDSEEIMAFAKAHFKELHDTENLTVWNGRQIRNAFQTAIAMATHEAKNPRTGSLEARPRLRERHFKEVAKIAEDFERYLVKATHLSDMDMAESRRERYDRYQQRSNRDREHGRRRRDESKNRKRNHHESRDYSDSDSSGSSRKKTKNHDNTSDSD
- a CDS encoding uncharacterized protein (EggNog:ENOG41); its protein translation is MDVNERKHSATKTMAPPVPERKMSLTASSTSGSLNHINEQTIKEEAEITTTDSQENQSMKEETAATSEKKTRPLDTTKRDINDSPSDNDESSYTLWGESRGLGLSGLSVKQAQVKARKRILQSKAYAELLERRILTLEDKVRKLNKEPPPEEEEGSQEIKVIPQIRGLLWVEFNRSLQTNFKASQGEWTHCMEIDKGEKYIIEILTEQPRHNNFIVQASDATRDQLLDQLATSFEAHRIRIRSKLLLKVLKNITQCNTTLGPYEHRLLFFRPFKLLVTFNEQIKKKIQKLRVLHSEGKEIGDNHSTTGLVEGPQNDIDSEEALDQLQVLWDMMEKWLGNKLNLRFNLGHEVDKVTFGDLWYIFKPGDEVRTPGESRIQL
- a CDS encoding uncharacterized protein (EggNog:ENOG41~TransMembrane:1 (o109-126i)), producing MSDIGMAMADRFGLQLVTSGNDSKVDIVFLHGLRGDVVTTWSKDFMFWPGQLLPVDIPDARIYSFGYDSSITHTEVGNVTETKVNRVAGDLLTNLAEERSKTQTDDRPIIIVAHSLGGLVAARLFVHGERRRKDSNANSTTKYIRGIIFLGTPFRNSIVPGLPGSISNILQLVGVDTQEQTLGLLGVDFERLNELTSAFSSVLKERQGSKDPNDKIDAFFFYEALPTKIGSESIQIVEKESAQLPGCGDGIPVKADHGNICKFKSAKDDDYLIIISVMRKILMPPNAESSEVGS
- a CDS encoding uncharacterized protein (EggNog:ENOG41~TransMembrane:1 (o257-277i)) codes for the protein MGPERLTAVTNNEKAVNVGSSQRIQHQDASVGSNAKSVHTGYESRDITVINNKITHHYAPPSELPYRGNLAAGYVKNYLVSPDDDINWSKRSQDFLTRNEAENESSEIDFKWQKTISSVQRLNGEVAGFSDKFENISWLAWNTIECSFQDELDKAIDSYSGISWRRQSPRIDHLKAIKTNMISFSSWLKALNTDQHRSSLCGAMQCILNVLRDQDELDAYAVEKLANVFCLFGDGTEYYLRAIENEKLTSSIIEDTIVIYECLVIILVLLLHGIRMLEPFQNEVITRRIDYIKERLLSANNAAKRPPARRTRSNSGHCGLELLVRYYYNLLSSFEPDIEYLRNEYIQKRQMNLSNSSMAQTDKSCLKSTNVIRYLNYRATGDFKRCITVGRPNFEHIQQLARLTHGEIYRTWLTDEYNSSALLVEGGSAPTESITSLSYLCARIVQEYKDTDRIFVLSYFGGIRGEQANATDVLCQMLGQLLTYKLVANIYLRHPIEQELKDKIKRKDFATLLDVFLKLIKQLEPYKGVIFCIIDSVSMIERGKQKKNAENLLLALNKVVREQRGRGRKPDTRLIFKLLATEKATCLVVDRFFRPKDRVNLSHETFDESIHSDLFMKLYPAISL